A genome region from Labilibaculum antarcticum includes the following:
- a CDS encoding FKBP-type peptidyl-prolyl cis-trans isomerase has protein sequence MKYSLLALCFAFLVSCDLSSNIDNSEPQEEIDYTEQNEADIAAYVIANNLDASRSESGLYYVIDELGTGEQPNGTSNVTVAYKGYYLNGTVFDESGTNGVSFGLDRVIEGWTEGIAFFKEGGNGILLVPAHLGYGNYDYSTIPGGSVLIFDINLISINE, from the coding sequence ATGAAGTATAGCTTATTAGCCCTGTGTTTTGCCTTTTTAGTTTCTTGCGATCTCAGCAGCAATATTGATAATAGTGAACCACAAGAGGAGATTGATTACACAGAACAAAACGAGGCAGATATAGCCGCCTATGTTATTGCCAACAATTTAGATGCAAGCCGAAGCGAGTCTGGTTTGTATTACGTTATTGATGAACTGGGAACGGGAGAACAGCCAAACGGAACTTCTAATGTAACAGTGGCCTATAAAGGTTATTATTTGAATGGAACAGTTTTCGATGAAAGTGGCACAAATGGTGTTTCTTTTGGTTTGGATCGGGTAATCGAAGGTTGGACTGAAGGTATCGCCTTTTTTAAAGAAGGTGGTAATGGAATACTTTTAGTTCCAGCTCATTTGGGCTACGGTAATTACGACTATTCAACGATACCTGGTGGTTCTGTTCTTATTTTTGATATTAATTTGATCTCGATTAATGAGTAG
- a CDS encoding NAD(P)-binding domain-containing protein has product MNLLLEEIIIYGSVFLLCLLVVFIYIRKQKRESNIVEQKITQAKADGLYEPVSLHPVVDQHSCIKSGACITVCPEKDILGIRNGKATVINASQCIGHGACFHACPTQAISLCIGTEKRGFELPHVDQNFETNVPGIFIAGELGGMGLIRNAVEQGRQAIENLTKSIKKNSKAEYDVLIVGAGPAGISASLMAKKNKLKFITLEQDSLGGTVFSFPRSKIVMTSPMDLPLYGKVKLYETSKTELLELWEDVLGKNEISVSENTKVDAIEKKHDFFSIRTKNGEEYTSQTVLISIGRRGSPRKLNVNGEHLEKVAYRLLEPENISNKNILVVGGGDSAIESALLLADQNKVSLSYRKESFNRLKPKNSEQIKTAISKGSIDVIYNSNIDLIKENSLTLSITDSEDKIAIDNDLVYIFAGGELPSQFLKNSGIQITKKFGDAMLKH; this is encoded by the coding sequence ATGAATTTATTACTTGAGGAAATAATAATTTACGGCTCCGTATTCTTGCTTTGTTTGTTGGTTGTGTTCATTTACATCCGAAAGCAAAAAAGAGAATCGAACATTGTTGAGCAAAAAATTACGCAAGCCAAAGCTGATGGATTGTATGAACCGGTATCACTTCATCCGGTAGTTGATCAGCATTCCTGTATAAAGAGCGGTGCTTGCATAACGGTTTGTCCGGAGAAAGATATTCTGGGAATCCGAAATGGGAAGGCTACCGTAATTAATGCGTCTCAATGCATTGGTCATGGTGCGTGTTTTCATGCCTGCCCTACCCAAGCCATTAGTTTGTGTATTGGTACCGAAAAACGTGGCTTCGAATTGCCTCATGTCGATCAGAATTTTGAAACCAATGTACCAGGCATTTTTATTGCCGGCGAATTGGGTGGCATGGGCCTAATAAGAAATGCAGTTGAGCAAGGCAGACAAGCCATCGAGAATCTGACCAAGAGCATCAAAAAAAATAGCAAAGCCGAATACGATGTACTTATTGTTGGAGCAGGACCAGCGGGAATATCAGCATCCTTAATGGCAAAGAAAAACAAACTGAAGTTCATCACTTTGGAGCAAGATAGCCTTGGTGGAACCGTTTTTTCTTTCCCGCGATCGAAAATTGTAATGACCTCCCCTATGGATCTTCCCCTTTACGGAAAAGTAAAGTTGTACGAAACAAGCAAAACAGAATTGCTCGAATTATGGGAAGATGTACTTGGTAAAAACGAAATCAGCGTAAGCGAAAACACAAAGGTTGATGCAATTGAAAAGAAGCACGATTTTTTTAGTATTCGCACAAAAAATGGGGAAGAATATACCTCCCAAACAGTACTAATTAGCATTGGCCGGCGTGGTAGTCCGCGCAAGCTGAATGTAAACGGGGAACATCTGGAAAAGGTTGCGTACCGATTGCTTGAGCCTGAAAATATCTCCAACAAGAATATTTTGGTGGTGGGTGGTGGCGATTCGGCCATTGAATCGGCTCTGCTTTTAGCAGATCAAAACAAAGTGAGCTTATCGTACCGAAAAGAATCCTTTAACAGGCTAAAGCCTAAAAACAGTGAGCAAATTAAAACTGCAATTTCAAAAGGCAGTATCGATGTAATCTACAATTCTAATATTGATCTGATAAAGGAAAATTCTCTTACGCTTTCGATTACTGATTCGGAAGATAAAATTGCCATTGATAACGATTTGGTTTACATTTTTGCCGGTGGCGAATTACCCTCTCAATTCCTGAAAAACTCGGGCATACAAATCACCAAGAAATTTGGCGATGCGATGTTGAAACATTGA
- a CDS encoding cytochrome c3 family protein: MIKHTLFILLLLVSQVVLAQLSPGDLAKPHANLEGLSNCTKCHILGEKVNNSRCLDCHTLLKERIVSNKGYHASSDIKGKECVECHSDHHGRKFEMIRFDKNTFKHDLTGYELQGAHLKLNCKECHQSKFIAEKKIAEKDYTYMGLEPKCATCHTDVHQQTLSNNCNDCHDQNQFAPASKFNHKSTQFPLLGKHENVSCEKCHQVDTKNKKKFQQFAGIKFNSCTSCHTDVHNNKFGPNCTDCHTVNSFRTVTALSNFDHNIADFKLTGKHQNVDCKSCHKASYTAPIAHNRCSNCHQDYHKGQFANKGASPDCRDCHSVNGFVGSSYTINQHNKSEFPLRGAHLATPCFACHQQNEKWQFRNIGKTCVDCHTNIHKNLISDGFYPNQNCTVCHQEDAWTEIEFDHNLTAFKLKGAHSKKDCRACHFSKNNQGEATQKFSGFNNQCLSCHKDEHQKQFEKEGKTDCLNCHHHEDWKIANFNHDKTDFKLEGKHATAACSACHKPLEMNQSFYTQYKFKDFSCATCHQ, translated from the coding sequence ATGATAAAACATACCCTCTTCATATTACTCTTGCTTGTTTCACAAGTTGTTCTTGCTCAATTGTCGCCGGGTGATTTAGCAAAGCCTCATGCCAACTTAGAAGGACTTTCGAATTGCACCAAGTGTCATATTTTGGGCGAAAAGGTAAATAACAGCAGGTGTTTGGATTGTCATACTTTACTCAAAGAAAGAATTGTTTCGAATAAAGGTTATCATGCATCGAGCGATATTAAGGGGAAAGAATGCGTTGAATGTCACAGCGATCATCACGGGCGAAAATTTGAAATGATTCGCTTCGACAAAAACACCTTTAAGCATGACTTAACAGGTTACGAATTGCAGGGAGCGCATCTGAAACTAAATTGTAAAGAATGCCATCAAAGCAAGTTCATCGCTGAAAAGAAGATTGCCGAAAAAGATTATACATACATGGGATTGGAGCCCAAATGTGCGACTTGCCACACAGATGTTCATCAGCAAACGCTTTCGAATAATTGCAATGATTGTCATGATCAGAATCAGTTTGCGCCTGCTTCAAAATTCAATCATAAAAGCACCCAATTCCCTTTGTTGGGCAAACATGAAAATGTATCCTGCGAAAAATGCCATCAGGTGGATACAAAAAACAAGAAGAAATTTCAGCAGTTCGCAGGCATTAAATTCAATTCCTGCACTTCCTGCCATACCGATGTTCACAATAACAAATTCGGGCCAAACTGTACCGATTGCCATACCGTTAACTCATTCAGAACGGTAACAGCACTAAGCAATTTCGATCACAACATTGCCGATTTCAAACTAACCGGCAAACATCAAAATGTAGATTGCAAAAGCTGTCACAAAGCTTCTTACACTGCACCAATTGCACACAACCGTTGTTCCAACTGCCATCAGGATTATCACAAAGGGCAGTTCGCCAATAAAGGTGCATCGCCAGATTGCAGGGATTGCCATAGCGTAAATGGATTTGTTGGTTCAAGTTATACCATCAATCAGCACAACAAAAGTGAGTTTCCTTTGCGGGGAGCACATTTGGCCACTCCATGTTTTGCCTGTCATCAACAAAATGAAAAATGGCAATTCCGAAACATCGGTAAAACCTGTGTCGATTGTCACACCAACATTCACAAAAACTTGATTAGTGATGGTTTTTATCCCAATCAAAACTGCACAGTTTGTCATCAGGAAGATGCATGGACTGAGATCGAATTTGATCACAACTTAACCGCCTTTAAATTGAAAGGAGCTCACAGTAAAAAAGACTGTCGCGCCTGTCATTTCAGCAAGAACAATCAGGGCGAAGCCACACAAAAATTTAGTGGATTTAATAATCAATGTTTGAGTTGCCATAAGGATGAACATCAGAAGCAATTCGAAAAAGAAGGCAAAACCGATTGCCTAAACTGCCACCATCATGAGGATTGGAAGATCGCCAATTTTAATCATGATAAGACCGACTTTAAACTGGAAGGAAAACATGCCACTGCTGCTTGTTCGGCATGTCATAAGCCTCTGGAAATGAATCAAAGCTTTTACACGCAATATAAATTTAAAGATTTCTCATGCGCTACTTGTCATCAATAA
- a CDS encoding TonB-dependent receptor: MKTLPAILVIILLCLSPSLRAQEKFLEGEVSYQSSQNTYVKFSNTEALSIGDTLYIKKDSDFVPVLLVNNKSSISVIGIAIGSIKLAKGDIIIAFTADEKTPEKDIILTEDSEYNIEVVEKTTPAPRTKQELNREEQIKGKISASSYSNLSSSSGGSNHRMRYSLSMNAKNIDNSKISAETYIRFSHNSGEWDEVKSDIFNALKIYNLAIRYDANESTSIWLGRKINRKVSNIGAVDGVQAEKKFGNFSLGLIAGSRPDYQDYSFNFDLMQFGGYLEHSIKTKVGSMQNTVSFFEQKYKSNTDRRFAYYQHSNSLLKNLFLFASFEVDLYKLEEEVSKNTFDLTSMYLSLRYRVTKQLSLSGSLDRRKNVVYYETFKSLAFQILENETRQGIRFRVNYRPTNRISLGANIGHRSRKSEVEDSKNLYAFVSYRNIPGINSNATLSSSILQTHYLDGQIYKLRLSRDIIPGKLFGGINYSYVNYQYKFNDSELIQHIGEANISWRIDKKLSFSANYEGTFQSSQNYSRLYLNLIKRF, from the coding sequence ATGAAAACTTTACCAGCAATTCTCGTGATTATTTTGCTTTGCCTAAGCCCCTCGCTTAGGGCACAGGAAAAGTTTTTGGAAGGTGAAGTCTCCTACCAAAGCTCGCAAAATACCTATGTGAAATTTTCAAATACCGAAGCACTTTCCATTGGCGATACGCTATATATTAAAAAGGATTCTGATTTCGTTCCCGTGTTGCTGGTCAATAATAAATCATCCATATCGGTAATTGGAATTGCAATTGGAAGCATCAAGCTTGCCAAAGGCGATATAATCATTGCCTTTACGGCAGATGAAAAAACACCCGAAAAAGATATTATTCTGACTGAAGATTCCGAATATAATATTGAGGTTGTTGAAAAAACAACACCAGCACCCAGAACCAAACAAGAATTGAACCGGGAGGAACAAATCAAGGGTAAAATTTCAGCCTCATCCTACTCCAACTTGTCCAGTTCATCGGGTGGCAGTAATCACCGTATGAGATATAGTTTATCGATGAATGCTAAAAACATCGACAATTCTAAAATTTCTGCCGAAACCTACATTCGCTTTTCGCACAATTCAGGCGAGTGGGATGAAGTAAAGTCGGATATTTTTAATGCGCTAAAAATTTACAATCTGGCCATACGTTACGATGCCAACGAGAGCACCAGCATTTGGCTGGGGCGAAAAATTAATCGGAAAGTTTCTAACATTGGCGCCGTTGATGGTGTGCAGGCAGAAAAGAAATTTGGCAATTTCTCGCTGGGACTTATTGCAGGCTCGAGGCCTGATTACCAAGACTATTCTTTCAATTTTGATTTGATGCAGTTTGGAGGATATCTGGAGCATAGCATCAAAACAAAAGTGGGAAGCATGCAAAACACAGTATCCTTCTTCGAACAAAAATACAAATCGAATACCGACAGACGATTTGCCTACTATCAGCACAGCAATTCTCTTTTGAAGAATTTGTTCCTGTTTGCCTCTTTTGAAGTTGACCTGTACAAATTGGAAGAAGAAGTTTCGAAAAACACTTTCGATTTAACCAGCATGTATCTTTCTTTGCGATATCGGGTAACGAAACAGTTATCGCTTTCGGGTTCACTCGATAGGCGCAAGAACGTGGTTTACTACGAAACCTTTAAAAGTCTGGCTTTTCAGATATTGGAAAATGAAACACGTCAGGGAATTCGCTTTCGGGTAAACTACCGCCCAACGAATCGTATTTCGCTGGGGGCAAATATCGGTCATCGTTCCCGAAAAAGCGAAGTGGAAGATTCTAAAAACTTATATGCCTTTGTTTCTTATCGCAACATTCCGGGAATTAACAGCAATGCTACTTTATCAAGCTCCATTTTGCAGACTCATTATTTAGATGGACAGATATACAAACTAAGACTTTCCCGAGATATTATTCCGGGCAAACTATTTGGAGGCATCAACTACAGCTATGTTAATTATCAATACAAATTCAACGATAGCGAATTGATTCAGCACATTGGTGAAGCAAATATATCGTGGCGAATCGATAAAAAGCTCTCCTTCTCGGCCAATTACGAAGGCACATTTCAATCGTCGCAGAATTACTCAAGGCTATATTTGAATTTGATTAAGAGGTTTTAA
- a CDS encoding sodium:solute symporter codes for MSPVSILLVVVGYFCLLLLISYFTGRKADNKGFFVGNKQSPWYVVSFGMVGASLSGVTFISVPGWVKSIDFTYMQMVFGYMLGYIVVANILLPLYYKLNLTSIYSYLDGRFGKTSYKTGASFFLLSRTIGASFRLFLMANVLQITVFDAWDVPFFVTVLITILLIWLYTFRGGIKTIVWTDTLQTLFMLLAVGVSIYLIMDKLNMDISGLANTISKSDYSRVFEFGDWKSTQNFFKQFFTGAFITIVMTGLDQDMMQKNLSCKNLREAKKNMYWYGFAFIPANFLFLILGALLLIFAQHEGIAIPERGDDLFPILATQHLGPVVSLFFLIGLMAAAYSSADSALTSLTTSFTVDILGADENDEVQTRKLRFRSHILFSLLLLVVILIFRAINDDSVISAIFTIAGYTYGPLLGLYAFGLFTKLQVKDKLVPFIAILAPVICYAIKDIAMTKFGVPIGFELLMINGLLTFVGLWLIRKK; via the coding sequence GTGTCGCCAGTTTCTATTCTGCTTGTTGTAGTTGGGTATTTCTGCCTTTTACTACTCATTTCTTATTTTACGGGTCGAAAGGCCGATAACAAAGGATTCTTTGTTGGCAACAAACAATCGCCATGGTATGTGGTGTCGTTTGGTATGGTAGGAGCTTCGCTTTCCGGCGTTACTTTCATCTCGGTTCCGGGTTGGGTAAAGTCTATCGATTTCACCTATATGCAGATGGTTTTTGGCTACATGCTGGGTTATATTGTTGTGGCAAATATTCTGTTGCCACTTTACTACAAGCTAAATCTTACCTCAATCTATTCCTATTTGGATGGCCGGTTTGGTAAGACTTCGTATAAAACAGGAGCCTCTTTCTTTTTATTATCCCGAACCATTGGTGCTTCTTTTCGATTGTTTCTGATGGCAAATGTTCTGCAAATTACAGTTTTTGATGCTTGGGATGTGCCGTTTTTTGTAACTGTTTTAATTACCATATTGCTGATATGGCTGTACACGTTTAGGGGCGGAATTAAAACAATTGTTTGGACCGATACACTTCAAACTCTCTTCATGCTTTTGGCGGTTGGAGTTAGTATTTACCTGATAATGGATAAGCTAAATATGGATATCTCTGGTTTAGCCAATACCATCAGCAAAAGCGATTATTCAAGAGTTTTTGAGTTTGGAGATTGGAAAAGCACCCAAAACTTCTTTAAACAATTTTTCACAGGAGCTTTTATTACCATCGTAATGACAGGTTTGGATCAGGACATGATGCAGAAAAACCTAAGTTGCAAAAATCTGCGCGAAGCCAAAAAGAACATGTATTGGTATGGCTTTGCTTTTATTCCTGCCAACTTTTTATTTCTGATTTTAGGTGCTTTGTTACTGATTTTTGCTCAGCACGAAGGCATTGCAATTCCTGAAAGAGGAGACGATCTATTTCCAATATTGGCAACACAACATTTAGGACCAGTGGTTAGCTTGTTCTTTTTAATTGGACTGATGGCTGCCGCATATTCAAGTGCCGATTCCGCATTAACATCACTAACAACTTCTTTTACTGTTGATATTTTAGGTGCAGATGAAAATGATGAGGTTCAGACCCGAAAATTAAGATTCCGATCGCACATTTTGTTTTCATTGTTACTGCTCGTAGTTATATTAATCTTCAGAGCCATTAACGACGATTCCGTAATATCTGCTATTTTCACCATTGCTGGATATACTTATGGTCCATTGCTGGGATTATATGCCTTTGGCCTGTTCACCAAACTGCAGGTGAAAGACAAACTAGTGCCTTTTATAGCAATATTAGCTCCAGTTATTTGCTACGCGATTAAAGATATTGCAATGACAAAATTTGGTGTTCCTATTGGATTCGAATTGTTGATGATAAACGGACTCTTAACCTTCGTTGGCTTGTGGTTGATTCGTAAGAAATAA
- the recR gene encoding recombination mediator RecR: protein MSYTNFPSKLLENAVAEFSKLPGIGRKTALRLVLHLLNQPKEDVNLFGSSIIQLRNEIKHCNSCFNISDTALCDICANPKRDHETICVVESIRDVMSIERTQQFNGIYHVLGGIISPMDGIGPSDLKIEPLIQKVSEGKAKEIILALSTTMEGDTTNFYLFKKLNKFEVPITTIARGVSIGDELEYTDEITLGRSILHRTPFNHNLQ from the coding sequence ATGAGTTACACCAATTTCCCTTCCAAGCTTCTTGAGAATGCTGTTGCTGAGTTTTCAAAACTTCCTGGTATAGGAAGAAAAACAGCATTGCGTCTTGTTTTGCATTTACTGAACCAACCCAAAGAGGATGTCAATCTATTTGGTTCTTCAATTATACAACTGCGCAATGAAATTAAGCATTGCAATTCCTGCTTCAACATCTCCGACACTGCTTTGTGCGACATTTGCGCCAACCCAAAGCGCGATCATGAAACCATTTGTGTGGTAGAAAGCATCCGCGATGTGATGTCAATTGAAAGAACACAGCAATTTAATGGTATTTACCATGTTTTGGGTGGAATTATCTCCCCTATGGATGGAATTGGTCCCAGCGATCTGAAAATTGAGCCATTAATTCAGAAAGTAAGCGAAGGCAAAGCAAAGGAAATTATTTTAGCCTTGAGCACTACCATGGAAGGAGATACAACCAATTTTTACCTCTTCAAAAAACTGAACAAATTTGAAGTTCCAATAACAACAATTGCAAGAGGAGTTTCCATTGGAGATGAATTGGAATATACCGATGAAATCACACTGGGAAGATCGATATTACACCGAACTCCATTTAATCATAATTTACAATAA
- a CDS encoding dihydrolipoamide acetyltransferase family protein: MAKIEILIPAMGEGITEATITQFLKKVGDFVEEEDSIMEIATDKVDSEIPTPQAGKIIKFLFNEGDTPQVGDVVAIIATEGEETDTEEIEVSPKPEKQEPITVDIAAPVLLETIAPQISNKTEDGNFISPLVRTIAQTENIGTDELNQIPGSGEAGRITKKDILEYLKNKKSQPAKIIPAEPIVAPISSGPSAAVPAHKSYDGENVEIIEMDRMRKLIAQYMVNSKQISPHVTSFIDVDVTGLVQWRNKVKDEFLKKENQKLTFTPIFVEAVTGALKDYPMVNISVDGDRIIRKKYINIGMATALPSGNLIVPVIKAADELNLIGITTKVNDLADRARKNKLQPDEIKGSTFTITNLGAFGSTTGTPIINQPEVAILAVGAIKKKPAVIETPHGDTIGIRHIMVLSLSYDHRVVDGGLGGMFLKRIAENLENFDTKRTI; the protein is encoded by the coding sequence ATGGCTAAAATAGAAATCCTGATTCCCGCAATGGGTGAAGGAATTACTGAAGCAACAATTACTCAATTTCTTAAGAAAGTTGGCGATTTTGTTGAGGAAGAAGATTCCATCATGGAAATTGCAACGGATAAAGTTGATTCTGAGATTCCAACTCCTCAAGCAGGTAAAATCATTAAATTTCTTTTTAACGAAGGCGACACTCCTCAAGTGGGAGATGTAGTTGCCATTATTGCTACTGAAGGAGAAGAAACGGATACTGAAGAAATTGAAGTAAGCCCAAAACCGGAAAAACAGGAACCAATAACTGTAGACATTGCAGCACCTGTTCTTTTAGAAACAATAGCTCCTCAAATCAGCAATAAAACTGAAGATGGTAATTTTATTTCTCCATTGGTGAGAACAATTGCTCAGACTGAAAATATTGGAACTGATGAATTAAATCAAATTCCAGGTTCAGGAGAAGCTGGCAGAATCACGAAAAAAGATATTCTTGAATATCTGAAAAATAAAAAATCACAACCTGCCAAAATCATTCCTGCAGAGCCAATAGTCGCACCAATTAGCTCCGGACCTTCTGCGGCAGTGCCTGCTCACAAAAGCTACGATGGCGAAAATGTTGAAATCATTGAAATGGATCGCATGCGTAAACTAATTGCGCAATACATGGTCAATTCCAAGCAGATCTCTCCTCACGTCACTTCTTTTATTGATGTAGATGTTACCGGTTTGGTACAGTGGAGAAACAAAGTGAAAGATGAATTTCTTAAAAAGGAAAATCAAAAACTAACCTTCACTCCTATTTTTGTTGAGGCCGTTACCGGTGCTTTGAAAGACTATCCGATGGTTAATATTTCTGTTGATGGTGATCGGATTATTCGCAAAAAATATATCAATATCGGAATGGCAACGGCTCTTCCGAGTGGTAATTTAATTGTGCCGGTTATTAAAGCAGCTGATGAATTAAATCTTATTGGGATTACTACAAAAGTAAATGATCTGGCAGATCGGGCACGGAAGAATAAACTTCAGCCCGACGAAATAAAAGGCAGCACGTTTACCATTACAAACCTTGGAGCTTTTGGCAGTACGACAGGAACGCCAATCATTAACCAACCAGAGGTAGCAATTCTTGCCGTTGGTGCCATTAAAAAGAAGCCCGCGGTTATAGAAACCCCTCACGGAGATACAATCGGAATTAGACACATTATGGTTTTATCACTTTCTTATGATCATCGAGTAGTTGATGGAGGTCTTGGAGGAATGTTTCTAAAAAGAATTGCTGAAAATCTCGAAAACTTCGATACGAAAAGAACAATATAA